NNNNNNNNNNNNNNNNNNNNNNNNNNNNNNNNNNNNNNNNNNNNNNNNNNNNNNNNNNNNNNNNNNNNNNNNNNNNNNNNNNNNNNNNNNNNNNNNNNNNNNNNNNNNNNNNNNNNNNNNNNNNNNNNNNNNNNNNNNNNNNNNNNNNNNNNNNNNNNNNNNNNNNNNNNNNNNNNNNNNNNNNNNNNNNNNNNNNNNNNNNNNNNNNNNNNNNNNNNNNNNNNNNNNNNNNNNNNNNNNNNNNNNNNNNNNNNNNNNNNNNNNNNNNNNNNNNNNNNNNNNNNNNNNNNNNNNNNNNNNNNNNNNNNNNNNNNNNNNNNNNNNNNNNNNNNNNNNNNNNNNNNNNNNNNNNNNNNNNNNNNNNNNNNNNNNNNNNNNNNNNNNNNNNNNNNNNNNNNNNNNNNNNNNNNNNNNNNNNNNNNNNNNNNNNNNNNNNNNNNNNNNNNNNNNNNNNNNNNNNNNNNNNNNNNNNNNNNNNNNNNNNNNNNNNNNNNNNNNNNNNNNNNNNNNNNNNNNNNNNNNNNNNNNNNNNNNNNNNNNNNNNNNNNNNNNNNNNNNNNNNNNNNNNNNNNNNNNNNNNNNNNNNNNNNNNNNNNNNNNNNNNNNNNNNNNNNNNNNNNNNNNNNNNNNNNNNNNNNNNNNNNNNNNNNNNNNNNNNNNNNNNNNNNNNNNNNNNNNNNNNNNNNNNNNNNNNNNNNNNNNNNNNNNNNNNNNNNNNNNNNNNNNNNNNNNNNNNNNNNNNNNNNNNNNNNNNNNNNNNNNNNNNNNNNNNNNNNNNNNNNNNNNNNNNNNNNNNNNNNNNNNNNNNNNNNNNNNNNNNNNNNNNNNNNNNNNNNNNNNNNNNNNNNNNNNNNNNNNNNNNNNNNNNNNNNNNNNNNNNNNNNNNNNNNNNNNNNNNNNNNNNNNNNNNNNNNNNNNNNNNNNNNNNNNNNNNNNNNNNNNNNNNNNNNNNNNNNNNNNNNNNNNNNNNNNNNNNNNNNNNNNNNNNNNNNNNNNNNNNNNNNNNNNNNNNNNNNNNNNNNNNNNNNNNNNNNNNNNNNNNNNNNNNNNNNNNNNNNNNNNNNNNNNNNNNNNNNNNNNNNNNNNNNNNNNNNNNNNNNNNNNNNNNNNNNNNNNNNNNNNNNNNNNNNNNNNNNNNNNNNNNNNNNNNNNNNNNNNNNNNNNNNNNNNNNNNNNNNNNNNNNNNNNNNNNNNNNNNNNNNNNNNNNNNNNNNNNNNNNNNNNNNNNNNNNNNNNNNNNNNNNNNNNNNNNNNNNNNNNNNNNNNNNNNNNNNNNNNNNNNNNNNNNNNNNNNNNNNNNNNNNNNNNNNNNNNNNNNNNNNNNNNNNNNNNNNNNNNNNNNNNNNNNNNNNNNNNNNNNNNNNNNNNNNNNNNNNNNNNNNNNNNNNNNNNNNNNNNNNNNNNNNNNNNNNNNNNNNNNNNNNNNNNNNNNNNNNNNNNNNNNNNNNNNNNNNNNNNNNNNNNNNNNNNNNNNNNNNNNNNNNNNNNNNNNNNNNNNNNNNNNNNNNNNNNNNNNNNNNNNNNNNNNNNNNNNNNNNNNNNNNNNNNNNNNNNNNNNNNNNNNNNNNNNNNNNNNNNNNNNNNNNNNNNNNNNNNNNNNNNNNNNNNNNNNNNNNNNNNNNNNNNNNNNNNNNNNNNNNNNNNNNNNNNNNNNNNNNNNNNNNNNNNNNNNNNNNNNNNNNNNNNNNNNNNNNNNNNNNNNNNNNNNNNNNNNNNNNNNNNNNNNNNNNNNNNNNNNNNNNNNNNNNNNNNNNNNNNNNNNNNNNNNNNNNNNNNNNNNNNNNNNNNNNNNNNNNNNNNNNNNNNNNNNNNNNNNNNNNNNNNNNNNNNNNNNNNNNNNNNNNNNNNNNNNNNNNNNNNNNNNNNNNNNNNNNNNNNNNNNNNNNNNNNNNNNNNNNNNNNNNNNNNNNNNNNNNNNNNNNNNNNNNNNNNNNNNNNNNNNNNNNNNNNNNNNNNNNNNNNNNNNNNNNNNNNNNNNNNNNNNNNNNNNNNNNNNNNNNNNNNNNNNNNNNNNNNNNNNNNNNNNNNNNNNNNNNNNNNNNNNNNNNNNNNNNNNNNNNNNNNNNNNNNNNNNNNNNNNNNNNNNNNNNNNNNNNNNNNNNNNNNNNNNNNNNNNNNNNNNNNNNNNNNNNNNNNNNNNNNNNNNNNNNNNNNNNNNNNNNNNNNNNNNNNNNNNNNNNNNNNNNNNNNNNNNNNNNNNNNNNNNNNNNNNNNNNNNNNNNNNNNNNNNNNNNNNNNNNNNNNNNNNNNNNNNNNNNNNNNNNNNNNNNNNNNNNNNNNNNNNNNNNNNNNNNNNNNNNNNNNNNNNNNNNNNNNNNNNNNNNNNNNNNNNNNNNNNNNNNNNNNNNNNNNNNNNNNNNNNNNNNNNNNNNNNNNNNNNNNNNNNNNNNNNNNNNNNNNNNNNNNNNNNNNNNNNNNNNNNNNNNNNNNNNNNNNNNNNNNNNNNNNNNNNNNNNNNNNNNNNNNNNNNNNNNNNNNNNNNNNNNNNNNNNNNNNNNNNNNNNNNNNNNNNNNNNNNNNNNNNNNNNNNNNNNNNNNNNNNNNNNNNNNNNNNNNNNNNNNNNNNNNNNNNNNNNNNNNNNNNNNNNNNNNNNNNNNNNNNNNNNNNNNNNNNNNNNNNNNNNNNNNNNNNNNNNNNNNNNNNNNNNNNNNNNNNNNNNNNNNNNNNNNNNNNNNNNNNNNNNNNNNNNNNNNNNNNNNNNNNNNNNNNNNNNNNNNNNNNNNNNNNNNNNNNNNNNNNNNNNNNNNNNNNNNNNNNNNNNNNNNNNNNNNNNNNNNNNNNNNNNNNNNNNNNNNNNNNNNNNNNNNNNNNNNNNNNNNNNNNNNNNNNNNNNNNNNNNNNNNNNNNNNNNNNNNNNNNNNNNNNNNNNNNNNNNNNNNNNNNNNNNNNNNNNNNNNNNNNNNNNNNNNNNNNNNNNNNNNNNNNNNNNNNNNNNNNNNNNNNNNNNNNNNNNNNNNNNNNNNNNNNNNNNNNNNNNNNNNNNNNNNNNNNNNNNNNNNNNNNNNNNNNNNNNNNNNNNNNNNNNNNNNNNNNNNNNNNNNNNNNNNNNNNNNNNNNNNNNNNNNNNNNNNNNNNNNNNNNNNNNNNNNNNNNNNNNNNNNNNNNNNNNNNNNNNNNNNNNNNNNNNNNNNNNNNNNNNNNNNNNNNNNNNNNNNNNNNNNNNNNNNNNNNNNNNNNNNNNNNNNNNNNNNNNNNNNNNNNNNNNNNNNNNNNNNNNNNNNNNNNNNNNNNNNNNNNNNNNNNNNNNNNNNNNNNNNNNNNNNNNNNNNNNNNNNNNNNNNNNNNNNNNNNNNNNNNNNNNNNNNNNNNNNNNNNNNNNNNNNNNNNNNNNNNNNNNNNNNNNNNNNNNNNNNNNNNNNNNNNNNNNNNNNNNNNNNNNNNNNNNNNNNNNNNNNNNNNNNNNNNNNNNNNNNNNNNNNNNNNNNNNNNNNNNNNNNNNNNNNNNNNNNNNNNNNNNNNNNNNNNNNNNNNNNNNNNNNNNNNNNNNNNNNNNNNNNNNNNNNNNNNNNNNNNNNNNNNNNNNNNNNNNNNNNNNNNNNNNNNNNNNNNNNNNNNNNNNNNNNNNNNNNNNNNNNNNNNNNNNNNNNNNNNNNNNNNNNNNNNNNNNNNNNNNNNNNNNNNNNNNNNNNNNNNNNNNNNNNNNNNNNNNNNNNNNNNNNNNNNNNNNNNNNNNNNNNNNNNNNNNNNNNNNNNNNNNNNNNNNNNNNNNNNNNNNNNNNNNNNNNNNNNNNNNNNNNNNNNNNNNNNNNNNNNNNNNNNNNNNNNNNNNNNNNNNNNNNNNNNNNNNNNNNNNNNNNNNNNNNNNNNNNNNNNNNNNNNNNNNNNNNNNNNNNNNNNNNNNNNNNNNNNNNNNNNNNNNNNNNNNNNNNNNNNNNNNNNNNNNNNNNNNNNNNNNNNNNNNNNNNNNNNNNNNNNNNNNNNNNNNNNNNNNNNNNNNNNNNNNNNNNNNNNNNNNNNNNNNNNNNNNNNNNNNNNNNNNNNNNNNNNNNNNNNNNNNNNNNNNNNNNNNNNNNNNNNNNNNNNNNNNNNNNNNNNNNNNNNNNNNNNNNNNNNNNNNNNNNNNNNNNNNNNNNNNNNNNNNNNNNNNNNNNNNNNNNNNNNNNNNNNNNNNNNNNNNNNNNNNNNNNNNNNNNNNNNNNNNNNNNNNNNNNNNNNNNNNNNNNNNNNNNNNNNNNNNNNNNNNNNNNNNNNNNNNNNNNNNNNNNNNNNNNNNNNNNNNNNNNNNNNNNNNNNNNNNNNNNNNNNNNNNNNNNNNNNNNNNNNNNNNNNNNNNNNNNNNNNNNNNNNNNNNNNNNNNNNNNNNNNNNNNNNNNNNNNNNNNNNNNNNNNNNNNNNNNNNNNNNNNNNNNNNNNNNNNNNNNNNNNNNNNNNNNNNNNNNNNNNNNNNNNNNNNNNNNNNNNNNNNNNNNNNNNNNNNNNNNNNNNNNNNNNNNNNNNNNNNNNNNNNNNNNNNNNNNNNNNNNNNNNNNNNNNNNNNNNNNNNNNNNNNNNNNNNNNNNNNNNNNNNNNNNNNNNNNNNNNNNNNNNNNNNNNNNNNNNNNNNNNNNNNNNNNNNNNNNNNNNNNNNNNNNNNNNNNNNNNNNNNNNNNNNNNNNNNNNNNNNNNNNNNNNNNNNNNNNNNNNNNNNNNNNNNNNNNNNNNNNNNNNNNNNNNNNNNNNNNNNNNNNNNNNNNNNNNNNNNNNNNNNNNNNNNNNNNNNNNNNNNNNNNNNNNNNNNNNNNNNNNNNNNNNNNNNNNNNNNNNNNNNNNNNNNNNNNNNNNNNNNNNNNNNNNNNNNNNNNNNNNNNNNNNNNNNNNNNNNNNNNNNNNNNNNNNNNNNNNNNNNNNNNNNNNNNNNNNNNNNNNNNNNNNNNNNNNNNNNNNNNNNNNNNNNNNNNNNNNNNNNNNNNNNNNNNNNNNNNNNNNNNNNNNNNNNNNNNNNNNNNNNNNNNNNNNNNNNNNNNNNNNNNNNNNNNNNNNNNNNNNNNNNNNNNNNNNNNNNNNNNNNNNNNNNNNNNNNNNNNNNNNNNNNNNNNNNNNNNNNNNNNNNNNNNNNNNNNNNNNNNNNNNNNNNNNNNNNNNNNNNNNNNNNNNNNNNNNNNNNNNNNNNNNNNNNNNNNNNNNNNNNNNNNNNNNNNNNNNNNNNNNNNNNNNNNNNNNNNNNNNNNNNNNNNNNNNNNNNNNNNNNNNNNNNNNNNNNNNNNNNNNNNNNNNNNNNNNNNNNNNNNNNNNNNNNNNNNNNNNNNNNNNNNNNNNNNNNNNNNNNNNNNNNNNNNNNNNNNNNNNNNNNNNNNNNNNNNNNNNNNNNNNNNNNNNNNNNNNNNNNNNNNNNNNNNNNNNNNNNNNNNNNNNNNNNNNNNNNNNNNNNNNNNNNNNNNNNNNNNNNNNNNNNNNNNNNNNNNNNNNNNNNNNNNNNNNNNNNNNNNNNNNNNNNNNNNNNNNNNNNNNNNNNNNNNNNNNNNNNNNNNNNNNNNNNNNNNNNNNNNNNNNNNNNNNNNNNNNNNNNNNNNNNNNNNNNNNNNNNNNNNNNNNNNNNNNNNNNNNNNNNNNNNNNNNNNNNNNNNNNNNNNNNNNNNNNNNNNNNNNNNNNNNNNNNNNNNNNNNNNNNNNNNNNNNNNNNNNNNNNNNNNNNNNNNNNNNNNNNNNNNNNNNNNNNNNNNNNNNNNNNNNNNNNNNNNNNNNNNNNNNNNNNNNNNNNNNNNNNNNNNNNNNNNNNNNNNNNNNNNNNNNNNNNNNNNNNNNNNNNNNNNNNNNNNNNNNNNNNNNNNNNNNNNNNNNNNNNNNNNNNNNNNNNNNNNNNNNNNNNNNNNNNNNNNNNNNNNNNNNNNNNNNNNNNNNNNNNNNNNNNNNNNNNNNNNNNNNNNNNNNNNNNNNNNNNNNNNNNNNNNNNNNNNNNNNNNNNNNNNNNNNNNNNNNNNNNNNNNNNNNNNNNNNNNNNNNNNNNNNNNNNNNNNNNNNNNNNNNNNNNNNNNNNNNNNNNNNNNNNNNNNNNNNNNNNNNNNNNNNNNNNNNNNNNNNNNNNNNNNNNNNNNNNNNNNNNNNNNNNNNNNNNNNNNNNNNNNNNNNNNNNNNNNNNNNNNNNNNNNNNNNNNNNNNNNNNNNNNNNNNNNNNNNNNNNNNNNNNNNNNNNNNNNNNNNNNNNNNNNNNNNNNNNNNNNNNNNNNNNNNNNNNNNNNNNNNNNNNNNNNNNNNNNNNNNNNNNNNNNNNNNNNNNNNNNNNNNNNNNNNNNNNNNNNNNNNNNNNNNNNNNNNNNNNNNNNNNNNNNNNNNNNNNNNNNNNNNNNNNNNNNNNNNNNNNNNNNNNNNNNNNNNNNNNNNNNNNNNNNNNNNNNNNNNNNNNNNNNNNNNNNNNNNNNNNNNNNNNNNNNNNNNNNNNNNNNNNNNNNNNNNNNNNNNNNNNNNNNNNNNNNNNNNNNNNNNNNNNNNNNNNNNNNNNNNNNNNNNNNNNNNNNNNNNNNNNNNNNNNNNNNNNNNNNNNNNNNNNNNNNNNNNNNNNNNNNNNNNNNNNNNNNNNNNNNNNNNNNNNNNNNNNNNNNNNNNNNNNNNNNNNNNNNNNNNNNNNNNNNNNNNNNNNNNNNNNNNNNNNNNNNNNNNNNNNNNNNNNNNNNNNNNNNNNNNNNNNNNNNNNNNNNNNNNNNNNNNNNNNNNNNNNNNNNNNNNNNNNNNNNNNNNNNNNNNNNNNNNNNNNNNNNNNNNNNNNNNNNNNNNNNNNNNNNNNNNNNNNNNNNNNNNNNNNNNNNNNNNNNNNNNNNNNNNNNNNNNNNNNNNNNNNNNNNNNNNNNNNNNNNNNNNNNNNNNNNNNNNNNNNNNNNNNNNNNNNNNNNNNNNNNNNNNNNNNNNNNNNNNNNNNNNNNNNNNNNNNNNNNNNNNNNNNNNNNNNNNNNNNNNNNNNNNNNNNNNNNNNNNNNNNNNNNNNNNNNNNNNNNNNNNNNNNNNNNNNNNNNNNNNNNNNNNNNNNNNNNNNNNNNNNNNNNNNNNNNNNNNNNNNNNNNNNNNNNNNNNNNNNNNNNNNNNNNNNNNNNNNNNNNNNNNNNNNNNNNNNNNNNNNNNNNNNNNNNNNNNNNNNNNNNNNNNNNNNNNNNNNNNNNNNNNNNNNNNNNNNNNNNNNNNNNNNNNNNNNNNNNNNNNNNNNNNNNNNNNNNNNNNNNNNNNNNNNNNNNNNNNNNNNNNNNNNNNNNNNNNNNNNNNNNNNNNNNNNNNNNNNNNNNNNNNNNNNNNNNNNNNNNNNNNNNNNNNNNNNNNNNNNNNNNNNNNNNNNNNNNNNNNNNNNNNNNNNNNNNNNNNNNNNNNNNNNNNNNNNNNNNNNNNNNNNNNNNNNNNNNNNNNNNNNNNNNNNNNNNNNNNNNNNNNNNNNNNNNNNNNNNNNNNNNNNNNNNNNNNNNNNNNNNNNNNNNNNNNNNNNNNNNNNNNNNNNNNNNNNNNNNNNNNNNNNNNNNNNNNNNNNNNNNNNNNNNNNNNNNNNNNNNNNNNNNNNNNNNNNNNNNNNNNNNNNNNNNNNNNNNNNNNNNNNNNNNNNNNNNNNNNNNNNNNNNNNNNNNNNNNNNNNNNNNNNNNNNNNNNNNNNNNNNNNNNNNNNNNNNNNNNNNNNNNNNNNNNNNNNNNNNNNNNNNNNNNNNNNNNNNNNNNNNNNNNNNNNNNNNNNNNNNNNNNNNNNNNNNNNNNNNNNNNNNNNNNNNNNNNNNNNNNNNNNNNNNNNNNNNNNNNNNNNNNNNNNNNNNNNNNNNNNNNNNNNNNNNNNNNNNNNNNNNNNNNNNNNNNNNNNNNNNNNNNNNNNNNNNNNNNNNNNNNNNNNNNNNNNNNNNNNNNNNNNNNNNNNNNNNNNNNNNNNNNNNNNNNNNNNNNNNNNNNNNNNNNNNNNNNNNNNNNNNNNNNNNNNNNNNNNNNNNNNNNNNNNNNNNNNNNNNNNNNNNNNNNNNNNNNNNNNNNNNNNNNNNNNNNNNNNNNNNNNNNNNNNNNNNNNNNNNNNNNNNNNNNNNNNNNNNNNNNNNNNNNNNNNNNNNNNNNNNNNNNNNNNNNNNNNNNNNNNNNNNNNNNNNNNNNNNNNNNNNNNNNNNNNNNNNNNNNNNNNNNNNNNNNNNNNNNNNNNNNNNNNNNNNNNNNNNNNNNNNNNNNNNNNNNNNNNNNNNNNNNNNNNNNNNNNNNNNNNNNNNNNNNNNNNNNNNNNNNNNNNNNNNNNNNNNNNNNNNNNNNNNNNNNNNNNNNNNNNNNNNNNNNNNNNNNNNNNNNNNNNNNNNNNNNNNNNNNNNNNNNNNNNNNNNNNNNNNNNNNNNNNNNNNNNNNNNNNNNNNNNNNNNNNNNNNNNNNNNNNNNNNNNNNNNNNNNNNNNNNNNNNNNNNNNNNNNNNNNNNNNNNNNNNNNNNNNNNNNNNNNNNNNNNNNNNNNNNNNNNNNNNNNNNNNNNNNNNNNNNNNNNNNNNNNNNNNNNNNNNNNNNNNNNNNNNNNNNNNNNNNNNNNNNNNNNNNNNNNNNNNNNNNNNNNNNNNNNNNNNNNNNNNNNNNNNNNNNNNNNNNNNNNNNNNNNNNNNNNNNNNNNNNNNNNNNNNNNNNNNNNNNNNNNNNNNNNNNNNNNNNNNNNNNNNNNNNNNNNNNNNNNNNNNNNNNNNNNNNNNNNNNNNNNNNNNNNNNNNNNNNNNNNNNNNNNNNNNNNNNNNNNNNNNNNNNNNNNNNNNNNNNNNNNNNNNNNNNNNNNNNNNNNNNNNNNNNNNNNNNNNNNNNNNNNNNNNNNNNNNNNNNNNNNNNNNNNNNNNNNNNNNNNNNNNNNNNNNNNNNNNNNNNNNNNNNNNNNNNNNNNNNNNNNNNNNNNNNNNNNNNNNNNNNNNNNNNNNNNNNNNNNNNNNNNNNNNNNNNNNNNNNNNNNNNNNNNNNNNNNNNNNNNNNNNNNNNNNNNNNNNNNNNNNNNNNNNNNNNNNNNNNNNNNNNNNNNNNNNNNNNNNNNNNNNNNNNNNNNNNNNNNNNNNNNNNNNNNNNNNNNNNNNNNNNNNNNNNNNNNNNNNNNNNNNNNNNNNNNNNNNNNNNNNNNNNNNNNNNNNNNNNNNNNNNNNNNNNNNNNNNNNNNNNNNNNNNNNNNNNNNNNNNNNNNNNNNNNNNNNNNNNNNNNNNNNNNNNNNNNNNNNNNNNNNNNNNNNNNNNNNNNNNNNNNNNNNNNNNNNNNNNNNNNNNNNNNNNNNNNNNNNNNNNNNNNNNNNNNNNNNNNNNNNNNNNNNNNNNNNNNNNNNNNNNNNNNNNNNNNNNNNNNNNNNNNNNNNNNNNNNNNNNNNNNNNNNNNNNNNNNNNNNNNNNNNNNNNNNNNNNNNNNNNNNNNNNNNNNNNNNNNNNNNNNNNNtcctttgtagggacatggatgcagctggaaaccatcattcttagcaaactatcacaagaacagaaaaccaaacaccgcatgttctcactcataggtgggaactgatcaatgagatcacttggactcaggaaggggaaaatcacacaccggggcctatcatggggaggggggaggggggagggattgcattgggagttatacctgatgtaaatgacgagttgatgggtgcagcacaccaacaaggcacaagtatacatatgtaacaaacctgcacgttatgcacatgtaccctacaacttaaagtataataataataaataaattttaaaaaaaataaaaaaaataaaaataaataaaattaaaaaaaaaaaagaaaaagagaatataacCACAGGCACAGAAGAGATGTCTTAAGTATAAGTGTAAAGCATAAAGCTATGTACAATTTCAATCAAAACATTAAAACCTATATTAAGTGGATAATTAAAGCTACATAAGTTGTCAAAAATAGAACACCCCAATAGAcaataagcaacaaaataaattgaaatttagTCAAAGACCTATATCCTTAATAGGTATACGTACAAGGCCCAAATGGCTTTATATGTGAGTTCTAATAATCTCCAAGGCATAAGTATTGCCTAACTTGAACTGTTTGAAAGTATAAAAAAGTTGTAAAACTAACCATTTATTTTACCAGAAAAATATATCACAGGAAAGAAAAGTGAAGCaaatttcacaaatgaaaacagatgcaaaagttctaaataaaatgttaggaAATCAATCCACCACtatgtcaaaaaaataacatatcATGACCAAGTAAGTTTCATTCTAGACATACTAACATGGTGACACACTGTAAATTCTATCATTATAGTTCTTCATATTAtcagattaaaaggaaaatactgtCTCAAGAAGTATTTCAATTGGTAACATTTAGTATTCATTTATGATTATAAAAATCCTCTTCTCATTTCAATAGTAGAAAAAAgcatattaatttaataaaggGTATCTCACAAAACCATACAGTAGGATAACTGCTTCAGACCATTTTTGATTGACTTGTAGCAGACCAAACCTATCGCCAAGAAGAACTTAAAAGGTTGGATGAAGAGTGGAGTGGCTGTCAGAGATGCCTGATGTTTTGGCCTAAGGACCAGTCAGTGAGGCAATGGAGCAAGCAAGGGATCACTTACACCTGAGATGGACTACAGACCAGCACATGCCAGAGGTGGAAGTTCAAGTCAAATACAGAACAGCTGCACTGAGCAACCAAGAGTGTCAACTGTACCTGAGGCATTCTCAGCAGCAGCAAGTGCCTGTGGTGGATTTCCAGGCCAAACTGAAACAGGCGTTCATAACTGAGACACCAAGATGTGGTAAACGCCGTACTGGAACAATGAGGAAGCAGAATCCGAGCAAAAACCAGGCTCCATCTACTGTTTGCTGCTGCTTATTCGGGAAGGAATGAGTAATAGcctaataaaaagagaaatgagcaaCTTTGAAATCCTAAGTAAGAATAAAAGAATTGAGGCCCTcgtcatgtttttatttttgttgctgtggAAGCTGTAGCTTTAggtaaatacataatataaacatttctagATACAGAGATGCTgttcagagaaaatatttcattttctagaagAATATTTATGTTGCCAAACATAAGGACAGGTGAAGCGGTCTATCAGAGGACTTCATTGCCCATGTGACCTATTTTTACCTCTCTTCTCCCAAGCAGAGGCAAAATATCCACAAAGAAAAATCCTAAGTGGAATTGGATAGGAATCGTAAATCAAGGAACTCTCACAGAAATCGTAACGAAGAGTCAAGACAGAAAATctaagataatttctttttaaaatgttcctaTTCAATTGACACCAAATGAccacaatataaaacaaaatggaattcaCCTCAGAAACTCAAATCCCATCTGAGCATACTTCACTACTTGGTCGTGTTCCTAGGTCAGTGACAAAGTAAAGATCATCAGGAATAACTCTGAACTTTATGCTCCTGTGTGCAAATATGTCTCTTACACCCTGTTGCCTTCCCCATTGATGAGTCCTCCCTTTTCC
The sequence above is drawn from the Theropithecus gelada isolate Dixy chromosome X, Tgel_1.0, whole genome shotgun sequence genome and encodes:
- the LOC112615111 gene encoding LOW QUALITY PROTEIN: putative SNURF-like protein (The sequence of the model RefSeq protein was modified relative to this genomic sequence to represent the inferred CDS: inserted 1 base in 1 codon), yielding MEQARDHLHLRWTTDQHMPEVEVQVKYRTAALSNQECQLYLRHSQQQQVPVVDFQAKLKQAFITETPRCGKXPYWNNEEAESEQKPGSIYCLLLLIREGMSNSLIKREMSNFEILSKN